From Vibrio splendidus, a single genomic window includes:
- a CDS encoding ATP-dependent zinc protease gives MFKRLSPIVAVGLLSGCTLTNGATYHQETLDAIARSETNIANKVQNLELQLSNQSDYIESLEDEITTLSSQLDVHLTSMEHKVIEELEEEEPVVVAATPITTTLQPTILGGIEKVSIDSIKQSFDARVDTGATTSSLNAVDIKEFERNGKDWVRFHLADKAQAVEDQKWIEAPVVRYVKIRQSTNDQTERRAVIELWVKVGKIHEKAQFTLADRSQMSHPVLLGREFIKDIALVDVSKKYVQTEVK, from the coding sequence ATGTTTAAGCGATTATCGCCTATCGTGGCGGTTGGTTTGCTCTCTGGTTGTACCCTCACGAACGGTGCTACCTACCACCAAGAAACTCTCGACGCTATTGCCCGCTCAGAGACAAACATCGCAAATAAGGTTCAAAATCTTGAACTACAACTAAGTAATCAAAGTGATTATATTGAAAGCTTAGAAGACGAAATCACCACTCTTTCTAGTCAATTAGATGTTCATCTGACCAGCATGGAACATAAGGTTATTGAAGAGCTAGAGGAAGAAGAACCCGTCGTCGTAGCAGCTACTCCTATCACTACTACGTTACAACCGACCATCCTTGGCGGAATCGAGAAAGTGTCTATCGACTCGATCAAACAAAGCTTTGATGCGCGCGTTGATACTGGCGCAACCACTTCTTCTTTAAATGCTGTCGATATCAAAGAATTCGAACGTAACGGTAAAGACTGGGTGAGATTCCATTTGGCTGATAAAGCACAAGCTGTAGAAGACCAAAAATGGATTGAAGCGCCCGTTGTGCGGTATGTAAAAATCCGTCAGTCAACCAATGACCAGACAGAACGTCGAGCTGTGATCGAATTATGGGTAAAAGTTGGAAAAATCCATGAAAAAGCGCAATTTACATTGGCGGATCGCTCTCAAATGAGTCACCCTGTATTACTAGGGCGCGAATTTATCAAAGACATAGCGCTAGTAGATGTAAGTAAAAAGTACGTACAAACGGAAGTTAAATAA
- a CDS encoding methyl-accepting chemotaxis protein has product MNPIKLWRALFLPKSNGWSNNEVRQADILLLFTFIAFFVGVYSLIKWTKHEEQLLIATSVFLIVFELISALLLRVTSKPSLALNFGFVGMAVHALNIIYQSGGVVASTQAYWVPLLVVAFFLSGTRIVALVWSGLVIGVSLVMTSAHLNGFAFPQLELTPDAVVLETWSGVIMPLVVICIAQAFTAKQKEVAIEMAEDAISESQHVANQATQSEGRLSIVLDQANSNSESLQGVSVHLDQQSQDLHAQVEVLNVNCESQASAAEQMSQQLHQMTQGIEESNSFVGELKERSEAVGTKAQKSSESLEASTSAISQIIQSNQEIMKVADLITSVAEQTNLLALNAAIEAARAGEQGRGFAVVADQVRELSAKSSHSAIEIRTLLDRSKEEVEHGRAIIETTASEMNGIISEVQTISTDVNQLTNIMAMQMSSLKELDLASSEVAQSVAETKSVSGLVANYGSELTGHVASVKELVESLNSVVSQAKQA; this is encoded by the coding sequence ATGAACCCAATCAAGCTGTGGCGCGCGCTGTTTCTACCCAAAAGCAATGGGTGGAGTAACAACGAAGTCAGACAAGCCGATATCTTATTACTCTTCACTTTTATCGCATTCTTCGTGGGCGTCTATAGCTTAATCAAGTGGACTAAGCACGAAGAGCAACTTCTGATCGCTACATCTGTATTTCTTATCGTATTCGAACTGATCTCTGCACTGCTACTTCGTGTGACGAGTAAGCCGAGCCTTGCACTTAACTTTGGTTTTGTCGGCATGGCTGTCCACGCGTTGAACATCATTTACCAAAGCGGTGGTGTTGTGGCTTCCACTCAAGCTTATTGGGTGCCTTTGTTAGTGGTCGCTTTCTTCTTATCTGGAACACGAATTGTGGCTTTGGTGTGGAGTGGACTGGTTATCGGTGTTTCATTAGTGATGACCTCAGCACATCTCAATGGATTTGCATTTCCCCAGCTTGAGCTAACCCCTGATGCGGTAGTGTTAGAAACTTGGTCTGGTGTGATTATGCCGCTGGTGGTGATCTGCATTGCCCAAGCATTTACTGCGAAACAGAAAGAGGTGGCGATCGAAATGGCAGAGGATGCGATTTCAGAAAGCCAACACGTTGCCAATCAAGCGACGCAAAGTGAAGGTCGGCTCTCTATCGTGCTCGACCAAGCCAATTCGAATTCAGAGAGTCTACAAGGTGTTTCGGTTCATTTAGATCAGCAGTCGCAAGACCTGCATGCTCAAGTCGAAGTGTTGAATGTCAATTGTGAATCTCAGGCGAGTGCAGCAGAACAGATGAGCCAACAGCTGCATCAAATGACTCAAGGTATCGAAGAATCCAATTCATTTGTGGGTGAACTGAAAGAGCGCAGTGAAGCGGTTGGAACCAAAGCGCAAAAGAGCTCTGAGTCACTAGAAGCCTCAACCAGTGCAATCAGCCAGATCATTCAAAGTAATCAAGAGATCATGAAAGTCGCCGATTTGATTACTTCCGTAGCCGAACAAACCAACCTATTAGCACTCAACGCAGCAATAGAAGCCGCTCGAGCCGGTGAACAAGGACGAGGTTTTGCTGTGGTGGCCGATCAAGTGAGAGAGCTATCGGCGAAAAGCAGTCATTCTGCGATAGAGATTCGAACTTTGTTAGACCGCAGCAAAGAAGAAGTTGAACACGGCAGAGCAATCATCGAAACCACGGCGAGCGAGATGAACGGCATCATATCAGAGGTGCAAACCATCTCAACAGATGTTAATCAGCTCACCAATATCATGGCCATGCAGATGAGCTCTCTGAAAGAACTCGATCTCGCGAGTTCAGAGGTGGCGCAGAGTGTGGCAGAAACTAAATCTGTATCGGGTTTAGTGGCCAATTATGGTTCTGAATTAACAGGCCATGTTGCTTCGGTAAAAGAACTGGTTGAAAGCCTGAATAGTGTGGTTTCCCAAGCTAAGCAAGCTTAA
- a CDS encoding inactive transglutaminase family protein has product MTSRIPFYISIFLLIVAGITLSMFRHTTYGVPWTPGETRQVWDVEARIEFNAVGKEAKVSLAAPHTQSNYTLIGESASSPGYGISYLNTESGRRAEWSIRHADGPQTIYYKTQFLVDNQAKVDAIPPEGEITQPSFDGPEEAAALALIDRATKRSADNITFTRELIKTLNDPDSQNSALILNNMSKVEATHKLLSAANIHNKVVGVIELEDGRRRQSIQQMNQIWDNDQWVLFSPESSEQQVQPNLLIWDESNVSLLDVVGGQNSKVHFSMIAQEVTPTEATNSKVSADQLLNLSIHSLPLEEQAMFKTIMLIPIGALIVVFLRVIIGLKTSGTFMPVLIAVAFVQTQLVTGIVGFLLIVGTGLIIRSYLSKLNLLLVARISAVIITVIMIISVFTVVAFKVGLTEGLSITFFPMIILSWTIERMSILWEEEGAKEVVLQGGGSLFTAVLVYLGMTNPFIQHLTFNFIGLQLVILATILLLGNYTGYRLTELRRFKPLAED; this is encoded by the coding sequence ATGACGTCAAGAATTCCATTTTATATCTCTATATTCCTGCTTATCGTGGCAGGTATAACACTGAGTATGTTCAGACATACCACCTACGGTGTACCTTGGACTCCAGGGGAAACCAGACAGGTTTGGGACGTTGAAGCTCGTATTGAGTTCAACGCAGTAGGCAAAGAAGCAAAAGTTTCATTAGCAGCTCCTCACACTCAGTCTAATTACACACTTATTGGTGAGTCAGCTTCGTCACCAGGTTACGGCATCTCTTACTTGAACACCGAGTCAGGTCGTCGTGCTGAATGGTCTATTCGCCACGCTGATGGCCCGCAAACTATCTACTACAAAACTCAATTCCTTGTCGATAACCAAGCGAAAGTTGATGCTATCCCACCAGAAGGTGAAATCACGCAACCAAGCTTTGATGGCCCAGAAGAAGCGGCAGCGTTGGCACTGATTGACCGAGCAACTAAGCGCTCAGCAGACAACATCACCTTCACTCGTGAACTTATCAAAACACTTAATGATCCAGACAGCCAAAACTCTGCGCTGATTCTGAATAACATGAGCAAAGTTGAAGCAACACACAAGCTACTTTCAGCAGCAAATATCCACAATAAAGTGGTTGGCGTTATCGAGCTAGAAGATGGCCGTCGTCGTCAATCTATCCAGCAAATGAACCAGATCTGGGATAACGACCAATGGGTTTTATTCTCTCCTGAATCAAGCGAACAGCAAGTTCAGCCAAACCTGCTAATTTGGGATGAATCAAATGTATCTCTATTAGACGTGGTTGGCGGTCAGAACAGTAAAGTACACTTCTCTATGATTGCTCAGGAGGTGACTCCCACTGAAGCAACCAACAGTAAAGTCTCTGCGGATCAACTGTTAAACCTTTCCATTCACAGTCTACCGTTAGAAGAGCAAGCGATGTTTAAAACCATCATGCTGATTCCTATCGGTGCTCTGATTGTTGTGTTCCTACGAGTCATCATCGGTCTGAAGACGTCTGGTACGTTCATGCCTGTACTGATTGCGGTAGCCTTTGTACAAACACAATTGGTAACGGGTATTGTCGGCTTCCTACTGATTGTAGGTACAGGTCTTATTATTCGAAGTTACTTATCCAAGCTCAACTTGCTACTGGTCGCCAGGATATCCGCCGTAATCATTACGGTAATCATGATTATCTCTGTGTTTACTGTAGTGGCGTTTAAAGTCGGTCTGACTGAAGGTCTATCGATTACGTTCTTCCCAATGATTATCCTATCTTGGACTATCGAACGTATGTCTATCCTATGGGAAGAAGAAGGGGCGAAAGAGGTAGTGCTACAAGGTGGTGGCTCTCTATTTACCGCTGTTCTTGTTTACTTAGGCATGACTAACCCGTTCATCCAGCATTTAACATTTAACTTTATTGGTTTACAGCTTGTTATTCTAGCGACCATCTTGCTACTAGGTAACTACACAGGCTACCGTCTAACCGAGCTTCGTCGCTTTAAACCGCTAGCGGAGGACTAA
- the aspS gene encoding aspartate--tRNA ligase: MRTHYCGNLNKSLAGQTVELCGWVNRRRDLGGLIFIDMRDREGVVQVVVDPDMKDIFPIANQLRNEFCIKFTGEVRVRPDSQVNKDMATGEVELYATGLEIINRSEALPLDFNQTNSEEQRLKYRYIDLRRPEMSDRIKLRARASSFVRRFLDENLFLDIETPVLTKATPEGARDYLVPSRVHKGSFYALPQSPQLFKQLLMMSGFDRYYQIVKCFRDEDLRADRQPEFTQIDIETSFMSSQEVRNITEKLVHDMWKELLDVELGQFPVMPFSEAIRRFGSDKPDLRNPLELVDVADLVKDVEFKVFSGPANDEKGRVAVIRVPGGAKLTRKQIDGYAEHVGIYGAKGLAWMKVNDRAAGMEGIQSPVAKFLNEDVINGLLERTQAESGDIILFGADKANIVAEAMGALRIKLGDDLELTDKKAWAPLWVIDFPMFEEDGEGNLHAMHHPFTSPLGVNAEELKSNPAAANSDAYDMVINGYEVGGGSVRIHSAEMQTAVFGILGIEAKEQQEKFGFLLEALKYGTPPHAGLAFGLDRLAMLLCGTENIRDVIAFPKTTAAACLLTDAPSLANPASLEELAIAVNLAKKED; encoded by the coding sequence ATGCGTACCCATTACTGTGGTAACCTGAACAAGTCCCTGGCGGGACAAACTGTAGAATTGTGCGGCTGGGTAAACCGTCGCCGTGATTTAGGCGGTCTTATCTTTATCGATATGCGAGATCGTGAAGGCGTCGTTCAGGTTGTTGTCGATCCAGATATGAAAGATATCTTCCCGATCGCTAACCAACTGCGTAATGAATTCTGTATCAAATTTACTGGTGAAGTACGTGTTCGTCCTGACAGCCAAGTAAATAAAGATATGGCGACGGGTGAAGTTGAGCTTTACGCAACTGGCCTAGAGATCATCAACCGTTCAGAAGCGCTTCCACTAGACTTCAACCAAACGAACTCTGAAGAGCAGCGTCTTAAGTACCGTTACATCGATCTTCGTCGTCCAGAAATGAGCGATCGTATCAAGCTTCGTGCACGTGCTTCTAGCTTCGTTCGTCGTTTCCTAGATGAGAACCTATTCCTAGACATCGAAACACCAGTACTAACGAAAGCGACACCTGAAGGCGCTCGTGATTACCTAGTACCAAGCCGTGTTCACAAAGGTAGCTTCTACGCACTTCCTCAATCTCCTCAGCTGTTCAAACAATTGCTGATGATGTCTGGTTTTGACCGTTACTACCAAATCGTTAAATGTTTCCGTGATGAAGATTTACGTGCTGACCGTCAGCCTGAATTTACTCAAATCGATATCGAAACATCGTTCATGTCTTCTCAAGAAGTGCGTAACATCACTGAGAAGCTAGTTCACGATATGTGGAAAGAGCTTCTAGATGTTGAACTGGGCCAATTCCCAGTAATGCCTTTCTCTGAAGCGATTCGTCGTTTCGGTTCTGATAAGCCAGACCTACGTAACCCACTAGAATTAGTAGACGTTGCTGACTTGGTTAAAGACGTTGAGTTCAAAGTATTCTCTGGCCCTGCGAACGACGAAAAAGGTCGCGTAGCGGTTATCCGTGTACCAGGTGGCGCTAAGTTAACTCGTAAGCAAATCGACGGTTACGCAGAGCATGTAGGTATCTACGGCGCGAAAGGTCTAGCTTGGATGAAGGTTAACGACCGTGCTGCTGGCATGGAAGGTATCCAATCTCCAGTTGCTAAGTTCCTAAACGAAGACGTGATCAACGGTCTTCTTGAGCGCACTCAAGCTGAATCTGGCGATATCATCCTATTTGGTGCAGATAAAGCGAACATCGTTGCTGAAGCAATGGGCGCACTTCGTATCAAGCTAGGAGATGACCTAGAGCTAACAGATAAGAAAGCGTGGGCTCCACTTTGGGTTATTGATTTCCCAATGTTCGAAGAAGATGGCGAAGGCAATCTTCACGCTATGCACCACCCATTCACATCACCACTTGGTGTGAATGCGGAAGAGCTAAAATCGAACCCAGCAGCAGCTAACTCTGATGCCTACGACATGGTAATCAACGGCTACGAAGTCGGCGGCGGTTCTGTACGTATTCACAGCGCAGAAATGCAAACGGCTGTATTCGGTATCTTAGGTATTGAAGCTAAAGAGCAACAAGAGAAGTTCGGTTTCCTACTTGAAGCACTTAAGTACGGTACGCCACCACACGCAGGTCTAGCATTCGGTCTTGACCGTTTAGCAATGCTTCTTTGTGGTACAGAGAACATCCGTGACGTTATCGCATTCCCGAAAACAACAGCTGCAGCATGTCTGTTAACAGACGCGCCAAGCCTAGCAAACCCAGCATCACTGGAAGAGCTAGCAATCGCTGTTAACTTAGCGAAGAAAGAAGACTAA
- a CDS encoding DUF72 domain-containing protein, producing the protein MDASVITTETLPLRLGLTMWSHSEWQSQFYGKGTKPAERLEKYTQVFHTVEGNTTFYATPSISTVNNWKAASHDDFKFTFKLPKFITHQQHLKHCQAELKEFLLTMSPLHRRIGQWTIQLPHSFEPSMLPALQKFCTLFPKDMQLGVEVRHLGFFDKGDAEKRFNHWLIEEGINRIIMDSRPVFSAPPTTEAVIDAHQKKPRVPVHAIATANNPMVRFIGHPDQEPNLAFFKPWFAKLPTWLNEGKQPYLMIHTPDNNHAPELAIAIYKQLQTQVAEHTQITLPNLAEFPAQKGDHQISMF; encoded by the coding sequence ATGGATGCTAGTGTAATAACAACTGAAACTTTACCTCTAAGACTTGGATTAACAATGTGGTCTCATTCTGAGTGGCAAAGTCAGTTCTATGGTAAGGGAACAAAACCTGCTGAACGCTTAGAGAAGTACACCCAAGTTTTTCATACCGTTGAAGGCAACACGACTTTCTATGCGACACCCAGTATCTCAACGGTCAATAACTGGAAAGCCGCAAGTCACGATGATTTCAAGTTTACTTTTAAGCTGCCTAAGTTCATCACCCACCAGCAGCACTTAAAACATTGCCAAGCCGAACTCAAAGAATTTCTGCTCACCATGTCGCCCCTGCATAGGCGCATTGGTCAGTGGACGATTCAATTGCCCCATAGCTTCGAACCCAGCATGCTCCCTGCCCTGCAAAAATTTTGTACCTTGTTTCCAAAAGACATGCAGCTCGGCGTTGAAGTTCGTCACCTTGGCTTCTTTGATAAAGGCGATGCCGAAAAACGTTTCAATCATTGGCTAATAGAAGAAGGGATCAATCGCATCATCATGGATAGTCGCCCTGTTTTCTCCGCACCACCAACCACAGAAGCGGTGATCGACGCACATCAAAAGAAACCACGTGTTCCGGTTCATGCCATTGCGACGGCAAACAATCCGATGGTTCGCTTTATTGGACATCCAGATCAGGAACCCAATCTCGCTTTCTTTAAACCTTGGTTCGCGAAATTACCGACTTGGTTAAATGAAGGCAAACAACCTTATTTGATGATTCACACCCCAGACAATAATCACGCCCCTGAGTTGGCGATTGCTATCTATAAGCAATTACAGACGCAAGTTGCTGAACACACACAGATAACCTTGCCTAATTTGGCGGAGTTTCCTGCTCAAAAAGGTGACCATCAAATCTCGATGTTTTGA
- the cmoA gene encoding carboxy-S-adenosyl-L-methionine synthase CmoA, whose translation MSNTDNIFSAPIDKIGDFTFDARVAEVFPDMIQRSVPGYSNIISAIGMLAERFVKPHSNIYDLGCSLGAATLSMRRHIQQEGCTIFAVDNSQAMVERCKLHVNAYRSDTPVEVIEADIREVEIKDASVVVLNFTLQFLSPDDRYALLERIYAGLRPGGILILSEKYVFEDESSNELLIDLHHDFKRANGYSELEVSQKRSAIENVMRPDSIPVHKERFDKIGFSSSEVWFQCFNFGSMFAIK comes from the coding sequence ATGAGCAACACAGACAATATCTTTTCCGCTCCTATTGATAAAATTGGTGATTTCACCTTTGATGCAAGGGTTGCTGAAGTATTTCCGGATATGATTCAACGCTCGGTGCCTGGCTATAGCAATATCATCTCTGCAATCGGCATGCTGGCTGAGCGCTTTGTAAAGCCACATTCAAATATTTATGACCTAGGCTGCTCTCTTGGCGCGGCGACACTTTCTATGCGTCGCCATATTCAGCAAGAAGGCTGCACCATTTTCGCTGTTGATAATTCACAAGCGATGGTTGAACGCTGTAAGTTGCACGTTAATGCTTACCGCAGTGACACGCCAGTAGAAGTCATTGAAGCCGACATCCGTGAAGTAGAAATTAAAGACGCCTCTGTTGTTGTTCTTAACTTTACGCTGCAATTTCTGTCTCCCGACGACCGATACGCTCTGCTTGAGAGAATTTATGCAGGCTTGCGCCCGGGCGGGATCTTAATTCTGTCAGAAAAATACGTATTCGAAGATGAAAGTTCAAATGAACTGCTTATCGATCTGCACCATGATTTCAAACGTGCCAATGGATACAGTGAGCTTGAAGTAAGCCAAAAACGCAGTGCAATCGAAAACGTGATGCGTCCAGACTCGATCCCTGTCCACAAGGAACGCTTTGATAAGATTGGCTTCTCAAGCAGCGAAGTCTGGTTCCAATGCTTCAACTTTGGTTCAATGTTCGCGATTAAATAG
- the cmoB gene encoding tRNA 5-methoxyuridine(34)/uridine 5-oxyacetic acid(34) synthase CmoB, which yields MFNFANFYQLIAQDTRLQPWLNVLPQQLTDWQNAEHGDFDRWLRALNKIPQGVPDQVDLKNSVTIGSSTPFHTGELKKLESLLKTFHPWRKGPYTVHDIHIDTEWRSDWKWDRVLPHISPLKNRSVLDVGCGNGYHMWRMLGEGARLTVGIDPSHLFLVQFEAIRKLMGDDQRAHLLPLGIEQLPKLEAYDTVFSMGVLYHRRSPLDHLIQLKDQLASGGELVLETLVIEGDENAVLVPVDRYAQMRNVYFFPSARALKRWLEQVGFEDVRIVDENVTTIGEQRTTEWMTHNSLPDYLDPNDPSKTVEGHPAPRRAVLVATKP from the coding sequence ATGTTTAATTTTGCCAATTTTTATCAACTCATTGCCCAAGACACTCGCCTACAGCCGTGGCTCAATGTTCTTCCTCAACAGCTGACGGATTGGCAAAATGCAGAGCACGGTGACTTCGACCGCTGGTTACGTGCACTGAATAAAATCCCTCAAGGCGTGCCTGACCAAGTTGATCTGAAAAACTCAGTAACCATTGGTAGCTCGACACCATTTCACACAGGTGAACTTAAGAAGTTAGAAAGCTTACTAAAGACCTTCCACCCGTGGAGGAAAGGTCCTTACACCGTTCACGATATTCATATCGATACGGAGTGGCGCAGTGACTGGAAATGGGACCGTGTCCTTCCTCATATTTCTCCATTGAAAAACCGCTCGGTGCTCGATGTAGGTTGTGGCAATGGTTACCACATGTGGCGCATGCTAGGTGAAGGCGCACGCCTAACGGTGGGTATCGACCCTTCTCACCTATTCTTGGTTCAGTTTGAAGCGATTCGTAAGTTAATGGGCGATGACCAACGTGCTCACCTATTACCTTTAGGTATTGAGCAACTGCCAAAACTAGAAGCCTACGACACTGTATTTAGCATGGGTGTTCTGTATCACCGTCGTTCACCTCTGGATCACTTGATTCAGCTAAAAGACCAATTGGCATCTGGCGGTGAGCTGGTTCTTGAAACCTTGGTGATTGAAGGTGACGAGAATGCGGTATTGGTCCCTGTTGACCGTTACGCGCAAATGAGAAATGTATACTTCTTCCCTTCTGCTCGCGCACTGAAACGCTGGCTAGAACAGGTTGGCTTTGAAGACGTGCGTATCGTTGACGAAAATGTCACGACGATTGGCGAACAACGCACAACAGAATGGATGACACACAACTCTCTTCCAGATTACCTCGATCCGAACGATCCAAGTAAAACGGTTGAGGGTCACCCTGCACCAAGACGTGCCGTTCTTGTCGCGACGAAACCGTAA
- the ruvC gene encoding crossover junction endodeoxyribonuclease RuvC, protein MSIILGIDPGSRITGYGVIRQNGRHLYYLGSGCIRTSEKELPGRLKQIYAGVSEIITQFQPDVFAIEQVFMAKNADSALKLGQARGSAIVAAVNADLPVHEYAARLIKQAVTGNGGADKSMVQNMVMSMLKLPAKPQADAADALGVAITHANTNKTLVALAGKATGARKGRYR, encoded by the coding sequence ATGTCTATTATCTTAGGGATTGACCCTGGTTCTCGTATTACCGGCTATGGCGTGATTCGTCAAAATGGTCGTCATCTATATTACTTAGGTAGTGGTTGTATTCGCACTTCCGAAAAAGAATTGCCAGGTCGCTTAAAGCAAATCTATGCAGGCGTGAGTGAGATCATTACTCAGTTTCAGCCTGACGTATTCGCGATCGAACAAGTGTTCATGGCGAAGAATGCCGATTCAGCACTTAAACTTGGCCAAGCTCGTGGCAGTGCGATTGTAGCAGCAGTGAATGCTGATTTGCCTGTACATGAGTATGCGGCTCGTTTGATCAAACAAGCGGTGACAGGTAACGGTGGCGCTGATAAGTCGATGGTTCAGAATATGGTGATGAGTATGCTCAAACTACCCGCTAAGCCACAAGCCGATGCAGCCGATGCTCTAGGCGTAGCTATCACTCACGCTAACACCAATAAAACCTTGGTCGCACTCGCAGGTAAAGCAACAGGAGCAAGAAAAGGGCGTTACCGTTAA
- a CDS encoding alpha-L-glutamate ligase-like protein produces MFDQFTSPFKLKDKGIMGMNKRNHSYIGRYNDRSKYPLVDDKLKTKIIAEQAGATVPTLIGVIGHQAEVKTIHKMVKEWPGFVIKPAQGSGGKGILVVISHKDGVYTKPSGSTINEEDVERHISKALAGLFSLGGKNDVAVVENLIKFDECFDGFSYEGVPDVRIIVFKGYPVMAMMRLSTSASDGKANLHQGAVGVGICIATGKAVRAVQFDHPVTHHPDTDKELAQLQVPHWEKLLTLASSAWEMTGLGYMGTDMVLDQEEGPMVLELNARPGLAIQIANGAGLLPRLHHIENLGTPAEYPKPAERVAYAAKQFGVHGNELASN; encoded by the coding sequence ATGTTTGATCAATTTACTTCACCGTTTAAGTTGAAAGACAAAGGCATAATGGGAATGAACAAGCGTAACCATAGCTATATTGGTCGCTACAATGATCGTTCCAAGTATCCACTCGTTGATGACAAGCTTAAGACTAAGATTATTGCTGAACAAGCTGGTGCAACCGTACCAACACTGATTGGCGTTATTGGTCACCAAGCTGAAGTAAAAACAATCCACAAGATGGTTAAAGAGTGGCCGGGGTTTGTAATCAAGCCCGCTCAAGGTAGTGGTGGTAAAGGTATCCTTGTTGTTATTTCTCACAAGGATGGTGTTTATACCAAGCCATCGGGTTCGACTATCAATGAAGAAGACGTAGAGCGTCACATCAGTAAAGCTCTCGCGGGTCTTTTCTCACTGGGTGGTAAGAACGACGTAGCCGTGGTTGAAAACCTCATCAAGTTTGACGAGTGTTTTGATGGCTTCAGTTATGAAGGTGTGCCCGATGTACGAATTATCGTATTCAAAGGCTACCCTGTGATGGCGATGATGCGTCTTTCTACTTCAGCTTCTGACGGCAAGGCAAACTTGCACCAAGGCGCTGTGGGTGTGGGCATCTGTATCGCGACGGGTAAAGCCGTTCGTGCGGTTCAATTTGACCACCCTGTGACTCACCACCCGGACACGGACAAAGAGTTGGCACAACTTCAAGTACCGCATTGGGAAAAACTGCTTACGCTAGCATCAAGCGCGTGGGAAATGACAGGCCTTGGTTACATGGGCACTGACATGGTTTTAGATCAAGAAGAAGGTCCAATGGTACTAGAGCTAAACGCTCGTCCAGGATTAGCAATACAGATTGCAAACGGCGCGGGTTTATTGCCTCGCTTGCATCATATTGAAAACCTAGGCACGCCAGCTGAATATCCAAAACCTGCAGAGCGCGTGGCATACGCCGCAAAGCAATTTGGTGTTCACGGTAACGAACTCGCTTCAAACTAA